A stretch of the Mycobacterium shigaense genome encodes the following:
- a CDS encoding LeuD/DmdB family oxidoreductase small subunit, translating into MTLTFSGKVWVFGDNLNTDAMYPAFAMKMDPPEAAKHIFYEVRPGWTDEVSPGDIVLAGKNFGLGSSRPVASLFTELGVAGLVAEEFNSLFFRNAVNAGLPAMTLPQATAVFSEGDTGTFDLREGSWRNDTTGESGTVSTLPNLVLDIIESGGVMPRLAAQGYLPPELGELLRSSTVAMRGAGSGA; encoded by the coding sequence ATGACGCTGACCTTCAGCGGGAAGGTGTGGGTGTTCGGCGACAACCTCAACACCGACGCGATGTATCCGGCGTTCGCAATGAAGATGGATCCGCCCGAGGCGGCCAAACACATCTTCTACGAGGTGCGCCCAGGCTGGACCGACGAGGTCTCGCCGGGTGATATAGTGCTGGCCGGCAAGAACTTCGGGCTCGGCTCGTCGCGCCCGGTCGCCTCCCTGTTCACCGAGCTGGGCGTCGCCGGGCTCGTCGCCGAGGAGTTCAACTCGTTGTTTTTCCGCAATGCCGTCAACGCCGGCCTGCCGGCCATGACCCTGCCCCAGGCCACCGCCGTGTTCAGCGAGGGTGACACCGGCACCTTCGATCTGCGCGAGGGTAGTTGGCGCAACGACACCACCGGGGAGTCCGGCACGGTGAGCACGCTGCCCAACCTGGTGCTCGACATCATCGAAAGTGGTGGCGTCATGCCCCGATTGGCAGCCCAGGGTTATCTTCCCCCCGAACTTGGCGAGCTGCTGCGCTCGAGCACGGTCGCGATGCGCGGCGCGGGAAGCGGTGCGTGA
- a CDS encoding isocitrate lyase/PEP mutase family protein — MPTTPARQRLRELLDARELIIAPGVFDGISAQLTKRTGHAAAYMTGAGVAASGFGLPDIGLVTASEMADRARIISGALGDVPLIADADTGYGAPMNVVRTVRSYDVAGVAAIQLEDQVFPKRCGHLPDKKVVDAAVFEQTLAAALDARSDDSLLIVARTDARAPLGLDEAIERANRYAQAGADVIFIEAPQSVDEIERISREVEAPLLINLVLGGLTPLESAPRLQELGYAIAIHPGNLLMHATFAMLQDLCELNGGSTEQAAALLPTSPADFFNLVGMAEWLELDTTYAGKGPSWV; from the coding sequence ATGCCCACCACACCGGCGCGTCAGCGACTGCGCGAGCTGTTGGATGCGCGCGAATTGATCATTGCGCCAGGCGTTTTCGACGGCATCTCAGCACAGCTGACCAAGCGGACCGGGCACGCCGCGGCGTACATGACCGGCGCCGGCGTCGCCGCCTCCGGGTTCGGGTTGCCCGATATCGGGCTGGTCACCGCGAGCGAGATGGCCGACCGGGCCCGGATCATCAGCGGCGCGCTGGGCGACGTCCCGTTGATCGCCGATGCCGACACCGGCTACGGCGCTCCGATGAACGTGGTGCGCACCGTCCGCTCCTACGACGTGGCGGGCGTGGCCGCAATTCAGTTGGAGGATCAGGTGTTTCCCAAGCGGTGCGGGCATCTGCCGGACAAGAAGGTAGTCGACGCCGCGGTCTTCGAACAGACGCTGGCGGCTGCCCTCGATGCCCGGTCGGACGACAGCCTGCTCATCGTGGCCCGCACCGACGCGCGCGCCCCGCTGGGACTCGACGAAGCGATCGAACGGGCCAACCGCTACGCGCAAGCCGGAGCCGACGTCATCTTCATCGAGGCGCCGCAAAGCGTGGACGAAATCGAGCGCATAAGCCGCGAGGTGGAGGCTCCCTTGCTGATCAACCTGGTGCTGGGAGGCTTGACGCCGCTGGAGTCGGCGCCGCGGCTGCAGGAGCTCGGTTACGCGATCGCCATCCATCCGGGCAATCTGCTGATGCACGCGACCTTCGCCATGCTGCAAGACCTTTGCGAACTCAACGGAGGCTCAACAGAACAGGCTGCAGCCCTCCTGCCGACCAGCCCCGCTGACTTTTTCAACCTTGTCGGTATGGCCGAGTGGCTGGAACTCGACACCACCTACGCAGGCAAGGGCCCGTCATGGGTATGA
- a CDS encoding NAD(+) synthase: protein MDFYNSYSQGFVRVAACTHRTTIGDPTANAASVLRLARECHDDGVGLAIFPELTLSGYSIEDIVLQDLLLDDVETALLELVAAAAELLPVLVVGAPLRYRQRIYNTAVVIHRGAVLGVAPKSYLPTYREFYEHRQIAPGDGERGIIRIGDIDTPFGPDLLFAASDLPDFVLHVEICEDMFVPIPPSAQAALAGATVLANLSGSPITIGRAEDRSLLARSASSRCLAAYVYAAAGEGESTTDLAWDGQTMIYENGVLLAESERFPKGGQRSVADVDTELLRAERLRMGTFDDNRRHHRASSESFRRIEFRLDPPGGDIGLYRQVERFPFVPADPRRLQQDCYEAYNIQVSGLEQRLRALNFPKIVIGISGGLDSTHALIVAARAMDRENRPRSDILAFTLPGFATGDHTKRNAVDLCRALGVTFAEIDIRETAELMLKQMDHPFSRGEKVYDVTFENVQAGLRTDYLFRLANQRGGIVLGTGDLSELGLGWSTYGVGDQMSHYNVNAGVPKTLIQHLIRWIIASHQFDSEVGRVLRSVLDTEITPELVPSGEEEELQSSEAKVGPFALQDFSLFHVLRFGFRPSKIAFLAWHAWSDPEYGNWPAGFPEDKRPSYSLKEIRHWLRIFVQRFYSFSQFKRSALPNGPKVSHGGALSPRGDWRAPSDMSARIWLDEIDREVPEY from the coding sequence ATGGACTTCTACAACAGTTACAGCCAGGGCTTTGTCCGCGTTGCGGCATGCACACACCGGACCACGATCGGTGATCCGACGGCCAATGCGGCTTCGGTGCTGCGGTTGGCCCGCGAATGCCACGACGACGGTGTCGGCCTGGCGATCTTCCCCGAGCTGACGCTGTCCGGGTACTCGATCGAGGACATTGTCCTGCAGGACCTGTTGCTCGACGACGTCGAGACCGCCCTGCTCGAGCTGGTCGCCGCAGCCGCCGAGCTGCTGCCGGTCCTGGTGGTAGGCGCCCCGCTGCGCTACCGCCAGCGCATCTACAACACCGCCGTGGTCATTCACCGCGGCGCGGTGCTCGGAGTAGCGCCGAAGTCGTACCTGCCCACCTACCGGGAGTTCTACGAGCACCGCCAGATCGCGCCCGGCGACGGCGAACGCGGCATCATCCGCATCGGCGACATCGACACCCCGTTTGGACCGGATCTGCTGTTCGCCGCGTCCGATCTTCCCGATTTCGTGCTGCACGTGGAAATCTGCGAGGACATGTTCGTGCCCATTCCGCCGAGCGCGCAGGCCGCGTTGGCGGGTGCAACGGTGCTGGCGAACCTGTCGGGCAGCCCGATCACGATCGGCCGCGCCGAGGACCGCAGCCTGCTGGCCCGCTCGGCGTCGTCGCGATGCCTGGCCGCCTACGTCTATGCCGCCGCGGGGGAAGGGGAATCGACGACCGACCTGGCGTGGGACGGCCAGACCATGATCTACGAGAACGGGGTGCTGCTCGCCGAGTCAGAGCGCTTCCCCAAGGGCGGGCAACGGTCGGTCGCCGACGTCGACACCGAACTGCTTCGCGCCGAGCGCCTCCGGATGGGTACCTTCGACGACAACCGCCGCCACCACCGTGCCTCGTCGGAGTCTTTCCGCCGCATCGAGTTCCGGCTCGACCCCCCCGGCGGCGACATCGGGCTGTACCGCCAGGTCGAACGCTTCCCGTTCGTACCCGCCGATCCCCGCCGGCTGCAACAGGATTGCTACGAGGCCTACAACATCCAAGTGTCCGGCCTCGAACAGCGGCTGCGCGCGCTGAACTTTCCGAAGATCGTCATCGGAATCTCCGGCGGCCTGGACTCGACGCATGCGCTGATCGTCGCAGCCCGCGCAATGGACCGCGAAAACCGCCCGCGCAGCGACATTCTCGCGTTCACGCTGCCCGGCTTCGCGACCGGGGATCACACCAAACGCAATGCGGTCGACCTGTGCCGAGCGCTGGGCGTGACGTTTGCCGAGATCGACATCCGCGAGACCGCCGAGCTGATGCTCAAGCAGATGGATCATCCGTTCTCCCGCGGCGAAAAGGTCTACGACGTCACCTTCGAAAATGTCCAGGCGGGTTTGCGCACCGACTACCTTTTCCGGCTGGCAAATCAGCGGGGCGGCATCGTGCTGGGCACCGGCGACCTCTCCGAACTCGGACTGGGATGGTCGACATACGGTGTCGGCGATCAGATGTCGCACTACAACGTCAACGCCGGGGTACCCAAGACGCTGATCCAGCATCTGATCCGCTGGATCATCGCGTCGCACCAGTTCGACTCCGAGGTGGGCAGGGTGCTGCGGTCGGTGCTCGACACCGAGATCACCCCGGAGCTGGTGCCCAGTGGGGAGGAGGAAGAGCTGCAAAGCAGCGAGGCGAAGGTCGGCCCGTTCGCGCTGCAGGATTTTTCGCTGTTTCATGTGCTGCGCTTCGGGTTCCGGCCATCGAAGATCGCCTTTTTGGCCTGGCATGCTTGGAGCGACCCCGAGTACGGCAACTGGCCGGCCGGGTTCCCCGAAGACAAGCGGCCGTCCTACTCGCTCAAAGAGATTCGGCACTGGCTTCGGATCTTCGTCCAGCGGTTCTACTCGTTCAGTCAGTTCAAGCGCTCGGCGCTGCCCAACGGGCCCAAGGTTTCGCACGGGGGTGCGTTGTCGCCGCGCGGCGATTGGCGCGCCCCCTCCGACATGTCGGCGCGCATCTGGCTCGACGAGATCGACCGCGAGGTTCCCGAGTACTAG
- a CDS encoding 3-isopropylmalate dehydratase large subunit: MGMTIIEKILARKAGRRSLAPGDTVVVEVDMTVLIDLQFATMWVQPNRIHDPDKLAIVMDHAVPAPTIKDAAGGPQARKFAAEFGIERFYDVGRHGICHQVIAENGLARPGEVLACTDSHTCAAGAYNTAARGLGPAEIYSIMCTGATWFQVAPTVRYELGGAKPDAVSGKDIFLHIANEYGEATNMNLEFGGAGLAGIPMHDRRTIATQGAEISADFSTFEADDVLAGFLDDAGATGYTAAAPDPDATYHDVRHIDLAALQPYVARPGTISRNGLPVSRLGRQRIDQAFIGSCANGQLEDLEIAAQVLRGNTVAAGVRLLVTPASQEVYRQAMRLGYLQDIADAGGVVTNSTCGACFGYHMGVVGPGEVCITSSTRNFTGRMGSTEAEIFMASPATVAASAITGYITDPRSVGT; the protein is encoded by the coding sequence ATGGGTATGACCATCATCGAAAAGATCCTCGCGCGCAAAGCCGGTCGGCGGTCGTTGGCGCCCGGCGACACCGTCGTGGTGGAGGTCGACATGACCGTGCTCATCGACTTGCAGTTCGCCACGATGTGGGTCCAGCCCAACCGGATTCACGATCCCGACAAGCTGGCGATCGTGATGGATCACGCTGTACCGGCACCCACGATCAAGGACGCCGCCGGCGGTCCGCAGGCTCGCAAGTTCGCCGCCGAATTCGGCATCGAACGCTTTTATGACGTCGGCCGGCACGGCATCTGCCACCAGGTGATCGCCGAGAACGGCCTGGCGCGGCCCGGAGAGGTATTGGCCTGCACGGATTCTCATACGTGCGCCGCGGGCGCCTACAACACCGCAGCCCGCGGGCTGGGGCCGGCCGAGATCTATTCGATCATGTGTACCGGCGCCACCTGGTTCCAGGTCGCACCCACGGTCCGGTACGAACTGGGCGGCGCCAAGCCGGATGCGGTGAGCGGCAAGGACATTTTCTTGCACATTGCCAACGAGTACGGCGAGGCAACCAACATGAACCTCGAATTCGGCGGGGCCGGACTTGCCGGCATCCCGATGCACGACCGACGGACCATCGCGACCCAGGGCGCCGAGATATCGGCGGACTTCAGCACCTTCGAAGCCGACGACGTGTTGGCCGGTTTCCTGGACGACGCCGGCGCCACGGGGTACACCGCGGCGGCACCGGATCCCGACGCCACCTACCACGATGTCCGGCACATCGACCTCGCCGCACTGCAGCCCTACGTCGCCCGCCCGGGCACCATCAGCCGCAACGGGCTGCCGGTGTCGCGGCTGGGCCGCCAACGAATCGACCAGGCCTTCATCGGGTCGTGCGCCAACGGGCAGCTCGAGGACCTCGAGATCGCCGCGCAGGTGTTGCGCGGCAACACCGTAGCCGCCGGGGTGCGCCTGCTCGTCACGCCCGCCTCCCAGGAGGTCTACCGCCAGGCCATGCGACTGGGCTACCTGCAGGACATCGCCGACGCCGGAGGTGTCGTCACCAATTCGACCTGCGGCGCCTGCTTCGGCTATCACATGGGTGTCGTCGGGCCCGGCGAGGTGTGCATCACGTCCAGCACCCGCAACTTCACCGGCCGCATGGGCAGCACCGAGGCAGAGATCTTCATGGCTTCGCCGGCGACCGTCGCCGCATCGGCGATCACCGGATACATCACCGACCCGAGGAGCGTGGGGACATGA
- a CDS encoding MmgE/PrpD family protein has translation MTAVQQHNATDPAGPTGQLVGWVADLRLDDVPAPVLERAKYLLLDGLGCALVGAQLPWSRVATDAVLGLEGPGDTVIIGTGRTAGAPAAAVLNGTFIQGFELDDFHPLAPLHSCSLLLPALLSTASVRGQPTTGAEFLLAAIAGFEVGPRVGHTLHGVQMLDRGWHSGSVFGTHSAATASGKLRGLKPEQLEDALGLAATQSAGLMAAQYEAMSKRMHHGLAARNGFYAAGLAAAGYTGIKRVFEREYGGFLSVFGEGHDPDASLLTDQLGRRWETTVIMVKSYAAMGGLHGAIDAARQLRQNIDPQNISKIDITVGETIYKHGWWPPERPLTPIGAQMNLGYATAAALLDGNVLPEQFTAARLDAEDIWSLISATSVHLDESLARGAITERYRTDFSVTTRDGQLHHARIVAPHGAPGDPVTNDELVEKFHALADRVTNRARAGAIEHAVIGLENLDDIGDLIDSLAAPVAGALD, from the coding sequence ATGACCGCGGTGCAGCAGCACAACGCCACCGATCCGGCGGGCCCGACCGGGCAATTGGTCGGCTGGGTCGCCGATCTCCGGCTCGACGACGTGCCCGCACCGGTGCTCGAGCGGGCCAAATACCTGCTACTCGACGGCCTGGGTTGCGCACTGGTCGGCGCCCAGCTGCCGTGGTCACGGGTGGCCACCGACGCTGTCCTCGGCCTGGAGGGCCCCGGCGACACCGTCATCATCGGCACCGGCCGTACCGCCGGCGCCCCCGCCGCTGCGGTGCTAAACGGCACCTTCATCCAAGGATTCGAACTCGATGACTTCCACCCGCTGGCCCCCCTGCACAGTTGCTCGCTGCTCCTCCCCGCCCTGCTCTCGACGGCGTCGGTGCGGGGGCAGCCGACGACGGGCGCGGAGTTTCTGCTCGCGGCCATCGCCGGCTTCGAAGTCGGACCGCGCGTCGGCCACACCCTGCACGGAGTGCAGATGCTCGACCGCGGCTGGCACTCGGGTTCGGTCTTCGGCACACATTCGGCGGCCACGGCGTCGGGCAAGCTGCGCGGGCTGAAACCGGAGCAGCTGGAGGACGCACTCGGCCTGGCCGCTACGCAGTCGGCGGGACTGATGGCCGCGCAGTACGAGGCGATGAGCAAACGCATGCATCACGGCCTGGCCGCACGCAACGGGTTTTACGCCGCTGGCCTTGCCGCGGCCGGCTACACGGGCATCAAGCGGGTGTTCGAGCGCGAATACGGCGGTTTTCTCAGTGTTTTCGGTGAGGGCCACGATCCCGATGCGTCGCTGCTGACCGACCAGCTCGGCCGGCGATGGGAGACCACGGTCATCATGGTCAAGTCGTACGCCGCGATGGGCGGCCTGCACGGCGCCATCGACGCAGCCAGGCAGCTGCGTCAAAATATTGACCCACAAAATATTTCGAAGATCGACATCACCGTTGGCGAGACCATCTACAAGCACGGCTGGTGGCCACCGGAACGGCCGCTCACCCCGATCGGTGCGCAGATGAACCTCGGCTATGCCACCGCCGCGGCCCTGCTGGACGGCAACGTGTTACCGGAGCAGTTCACCGCGGCCCGGCTGGACGCCGAAGACATCTGGTCGTTGATCTCGGCCACGTCGGTCCATCTGGACGAGTCGCTGGCGCGGGGCGCCATCACCGAGCGCTACCGCACCGACTTCTCGGTGACCACCCGCGACGGGCAGCTGCACCACGCTCGCATCGTGGCGCCGCACGGCGCACCCGGCGACCCCGTCACCAACGACGAACTCGTCGAGAAGTTTCACGCGCTGGCCGACCGGGTCACCAACCGAGCGCGTGCCGGGGCGATCGAGCACGCGGTGATCGGACTCGAGAACCTCGACGACATCGGTGACCTCATCGACTCGCTCGCCGCGCCCGTCGCCGGCGCACTGGACTGA
- a CDS encoding YbhB/YbcL family Raf kinase inhibitor-like protein gives MAIPGRLLRHVRSNATRSPLSRSAFAAPRSIAVTSATFADGGSLPRSSAGKGVGDNTSPQLRWEGVPPETRQLVLIIDDLDVPLPRPLLHTVAVIEPTVPGVEAGALSPGTSGMRFIRAGLGNRGYAGPRPIPGHGPHHYRFLVFAIDRPIADGVDKPKALLAAMAGHVLAWGVLTGTYQR, from the coding sequence ATGGCGATACCGGGCCGGTTACTGCGGCACGTCCGGTCCAACGCGACGCGCAGTCCGTTGTCGCGCAGCGCCTTTGCCGCGCCACGATCCATCGCGGTCACCAGTGCGACCTTCGCCGACGGCGGCTCGCTGCCCAGATCGAGTGCCGGTAAGGGCGTCGGCGACAATACGTCGCCTCAGCTGCGCTGGGAAGGCGTGCCACCCGAGACCCGACAGTTGGTGCTGATCATCGACGACCTGGATGTGCCGCTGCCCCGACCGCTGTTGCATACCGTCGCAGTGATCGAGCCGACCGTGCCCGGTGTCGAAGCGGGGGCTCTGTCGCCGGGCACGTCCGGGATGCGCTTCATCCGAGCGGGTCTGGGCAATCGCGGTTATGCCGGTCCGCGGCCCATCCCCGGCCACGGCCCGCACCATTACCGGTTCCTCGTGTTCGCGATCGACCGGCCTATCGCGGACGGCGTCGACAAGCCCAAAGCCCTGCTGGCCGCGATGGCCGGACACGTGCTGGCCTGGGGCGTGCTGACCGGCACCTACCAACGCTAG